The Pseudomonas eucalypticola genome has a window encoding:
- a CDS encoding fumarylacetoacetate hydrolase family protein produces the protein MAMHLTIDNSLPHDWAHATLIGRAWLPAPVAGPAVVLIREGRVLDITARFATVSDLLEQEDPVSVLSQAPGTDLGSIEALLANSGEQRDAGQPSLLAPIDLQVIKAAGVTFAASMIERVIEEKAAGDAGQAERIRALVHEVIGDNLRNLQPGSPEAMRLKQVLIDQGMWSQYLEVGIGPDAEIFTKAPVLSAVGSGSAVGVHPGSHWNNPEPEVVLVVNSCGRIQGATLGNDVNLRDFEGRSALLLGKAKDNNASCALGPFIRLFDGSFDLDTVRGCEVGLRVEGLDGYVLQGRSAMAQISRDPQDLAGQALNANHQYPDGFVLFLGTLFAPTDDRDQPGQGFTHKPGDRVSIHSPALGGLHNRVSTSDQAPPWQFGVGALMRNLAKRGYL, from the coding sequence ATGGCCATGCACCTGACAATCGACAATTCCCTGCCCCATGACTGGGCGCACGCGACCCTGATTGGCCGCGCATGGCTGCCGGCCCCCGTTGCTGGCCCGGCCGTGGTGCTGATTCGCGAAGGCCGCGTGCTGGATATCACCGCGCGCTTTGCCACCGTCAGCGACCTGCTGGAGCAGGAAGACCCGGTAAGCGTATTGAGCCAGGCCCCAGGCACTGACCTGGGGAGCATCGAGGCGTTGCTGGCCAACAGTGGCGAGCAGCGGGACGCGGGCCAGCCGTCACTGCTGGCGCCCATCGACCTGCAGGTGATCAAGGCCGCTGGGGTGACCTTCGCTGCCAGCATGATCGAACGGGTCATCGAGGAAAAGGCCGCGGGTGATGCCGGCCAGGCCGAGCGCATCCGCGCCTTGGTACACGAGGTGATCGGCGATAACCTGCGTAACCTGCAGCCCGGTTCACCCGAGGCAATGCGGCTCAAGCAGGTATTGATCGACCAGGGCATGTGGTCGCAATACCTGGAGGTCGGCATCGGCCCCGACGCCGAGATTTTCACCAAGGCGCCGGTGCTGTCGGCCGTAGGCAGCGGCAGCGCGGTGGGCGTGCACCCTGGCTCGCACTGGAACAACCCCGAGCCCGAAGTGGTGCTGGTGGTCAACAGCTGTGGGCGCATCCAGGGCGCGACCCTGGGCAACGACGTCAACCTGCGCGACTTCGAAGGCCGCAGCGCCCTGCTGCTGGGCAAGGCCAAGGACAACAACGCCTCCTGCGCGCTGGGACCTTTCATTCGCCTGTTCGACGGCTCGTTCGATCTGGACACCGTGCGCGGCTGCGAAGTCGGCCTGCGCGTGGAAGGCTTGGACGGCTACGTGTTGCAAGGCCGCAGCGCCATGGCCCAGATCAGCCGCGACCCGCAGGACCTGGCCGGCCAGGCGTTGAACGCCAACCACCAATACCCCGACGGGTTCGTCCTGTTCCTGGGCACCCTGTTCGCCCCCACCGACGACCGCGACCAGCCCGGCCAAGGCTTCACCCACAAGCCCGGTGACCGCGTGAGCATCCACAGCCCGGCCCTGGGCGGCCTGCACAACCGCGTCAGCACCAGCGACCAGGCCCCCCCGTGGCAATTTGGCGTGGGTGCGCTGATGCGTAACCTGGCGAAGCGGGGGTATCTCTGA
- a CDS encoding YncE family protein, with protein MKQRTSARSPASQLCKLASLIGLMSLGMQAAMAQSAFDAPDPNYQGQIMAMPANGGAVTAGSDVQLMGRGFKPGQHITLLRGTTVLNADAYVADSEGQFKGALKVPADAAVGQQPIIVNVTNPSAAAVLPLKVSPVVPLSGTERFKLTSSKLVPGLYQSAVSDKTGAIFVTSAVGRPPVTESQLLKLNPKTLAIEAKVTPAAAPGKEPGAVYAVYGVGVDDRNGTVWVTNTRQNSVAVYRQSDLSLVKQFAPDTVAHARDVVVDTELDKAFAGATGSNTIVMFDAGKQAVERTIEIKSAQRGERAASFTVASLHLDAKAHKLYTVSLSTNEAAVIDAKTGNVEKVFPIEGVKTAMGVAYDAKTNRLFVAAQNSDNLAIVDVASGKTLHLVPTGAGPLNVTFDPNKRLAYVSNRGAGTVTVVDPDGKLVANLDDGTFPNHVTVDAKGTVYAVNKSKGPDDQNGDRITRITQVR; from the coding sequence ATGAAACAACGCACTAGCGCGCGGTCCCCTGCCAGCCAGCTCTGCAAGCTGGCCTCGCTGATTGGCCTGATGAGCCTGGGCATGCAAGCCGCCATGGCGCAATCGGCCTTCGATGCACCGGACCCGAACTACCAGGGCCAGATCATGGCCATGCCGGCCAACGGCGGTGCCGTCACCGCCGGCAGCGACGTGCAACTGATGGGCCGTGGCTTCAAGCCGGGCCAGCACATCACCCTGCTGCGCGGCACCACCGTGCTCAACGCCGACGCCTACGTGGCCGACAGCGAAGGCCAGTTCAAGGGCGCCCTGAAGGTGCCGGCCGACGCCGCCGTGGGCCAGCAGCCCATCATCGTCAATGTCACCAACCCTTCGGCCGCCGCCGTGCTGCCGCTGAAGGTCTCGCCCGTGGTCCCCCTGTCGGGCACCGAGCGCTTCAAGCTGACCAGCAGCAAGCTGGTGCCGGGCCTGTACCAGTCGGCCGTCAGCGACAAGACCGGCGCGATCTTCGTCACCTCCGCCGTGGGCCGCCCACCGGTGACCGAATCGCAATTGCTCAAGCTCAACCCCAAGACCTTGGCCATTGAAGCCAAGGTTACCCCGGCTGCCGCCCCAGGCAAGGAACCCGGCGCCGTCTACGCCGTGTACGGCGTGGGCGTGGACGACCGCAATGGCACGGTGTGGGTCACCAACACCCGTCAGAACAGCGTGGCCGTCTACCGCCAGTCCGACCTGAGCCTGGTCAAGCAGTTCGCCCCGGACACCGTGGCCCATGCCCGCGACGTGGTGGTCGACACCGAACTGGACAAGGCCTTCGCCGGCGCCACCGGCAGCAACACCATCGTCATGTTCGACGCCGGCAAGCAGGCCGTGGAACGCACCATCGAGATCAAGTCGGCCCAGCGTGGCGAGCGCGCCGCGTCCTTCACCGTGGCCAGCCTGCACCTGGATGCCAAGGCCCACAAACTGTACACCGTGAGCCTGAGCACCAACGAAGCCGCGGTGATCGACGCCAAGACGGGCAATGTGGAAAAGGTCTTCCCGATCGAAGGCGTGAAAACCGCCATGGGCGTAGCCTACGACGCCAAGACCAACCGCCTGTTCGTGGCTGCGCAGAACAGCGACAATCTGGCCATCGTCGATGTCGCCAGCGGCAAGACCCTGCACCTGGTGCCGACTGGCGCCGGCCCGCTGAACGTGACCTTCGACCCGAACAAGCGCCTGGCGTATGTCAGCAACCGGGGTGCCGGTACCGTGACCGTGGTCGACCCCGACGGCAAGCTGGTCGCCAACCTGGACGACGGCACCTTCCCCAACCACGTGACCGTGGATGCCAAGGGCACCGTGTACGCGGTGAACAAATCCAAGGGACCTGACGACCAGAACGGCGACCGCATCACCCGTATCACGCAGGTGCGTTGA
- a CDS encoding response regulator transcription factor, whose product MATPPATTTRILAVEDDRLLAAHLHQHLRKRGFEVTLWDGAPGTDAPQQWQGFDLILMDILLSGSNGLQLLGQLRQRFTVPVILMSALGAEQDRIIGFSQGADDYLPKPFSMGEMDVRIDAVLRRVAYERSAPASAEDGQLRRCDDGVQDMCLGAARAGFTPVEFRLMETLLSHPEEVLSKTFLYQRVLHRPYSLQDRVLDLHVSHVRRKLAAVGFDGRVETVWGKGYVLKAAQA is encoded by the coding sequence ATTGCTACCCCACCTGCCACCACGACGAGGATCCTCGCCGTGGAAGACGATCGCCTGCTCGCCGCCCATTTGCACCAGCACCTGCGCAAGCGCGGTTTTGAGGTGACCCTGTGGGATGGTGCGCCAGGCACCGATGCCCCACAGCAGTGGCAGGGTTTCGACCTGATCCTGATGGACATCCTGCTGTCCGGCAGCAATGGCCTGCAGTTGCTGGGTCAGCTGCGCCAGCGCTTTACCGTGCCGGTGATTCTGATGTCGGCGCTGGGCGCCGAGCAGGACCGCATCATCGGGTTCAGCCAGGGCGCCGACGACTACTTGCCCAAGCCGTTCAGCATGGGCGAGATGGACGTGCGCATCGACGCGGTGCTGCGCCGGGTGGCCTACGAACGCTCGGCCCCGGCGAGTGCCGAGGACGGCCAACTGCGCCGGTGTGATGACGGCGTGCAGGACATGTGCCTGGGTGCGGCCCGGGCCGGGTTCACCCCCGTGGAATTCCGGTTGATGGAAACCCTGCTTTCGCACCCCGAGGAAGTGCTGAGCAAGACATTCCTCTACCAGCGCGTGCTGCACCGGCCTTATTCCCTGCAGGACCGCGTACTGGACCTGCATGTCAGCCATGTGCGGCGCAAACTGGCTGCAGTGGGTTTCGACGGCCGGGTCGAAACGGTATGGGGCAAGGGTTACGTGCTCAAGGCCGCCCAGGCATGA
- a CDS encoding TonB-dependent siderophore receptor has protein sequence MAILAASVSPALLADTTASNTGAANAVDDQAITLDNTMVTAEKELKQAPGVSIITADDIQKAPPVNDLSDIIRKMPGVNLTGNSASGVRGNNRQIDIRGMGPENTLILIDGLPVESRNSVRYGRTGDRDTRGDTNWVPADEVQRIEVVRGPAAARYGNGAAGGVVNIITKQPTQETHGNFSVYTDMPKDKDEGATKRATFGLSGPLTDNLTYRVYGNLSKTDRDSTDINEGHEAAGESAASGAEGVRNKDINGRLTWKLDERQSIDFDASYSRQGNIYDGDNQYNQSLTSKKAASAAPWVGRETNVMYRNNFAITHNGDWDFGTSKFYVQYEHTRNRRLDEGLTGGVEGTIDSTDFTTSNLQNYLAHGEFNIPLSTRLPQTLTLGGEWNRQELDDPASTSQALSSGSYYNGTTSADSIAGLASGTRSSKSAANIGSLFAEDNIEPWAGATLTPGVRMDDHTDFGVNWSPSLNMTQKLNDEFTLKAGIARAFKAPNLYQLDPNYLLLSSGNGCPIGSTGSCYIQGNDNLKAETSVNKEIGLEFKREGWIAGLTFFRNDYHNKVVAGTDIEGYSSGGNMILKWENAKKAVTQGFEANLTVPLADNLSWTTNGTYMQENKDLDTGNVLSMIPKYTVNSMLDWQVNDKFSTQLSITSFGRQKPPTVGTTKVDAAGVNTEEVGAYSLVNINVGYQLTKNVRLGAGVNNIFDKKLYREGNSNSAGAATYNQHGQAVYASVSTSF, from the coding sequence ATCGCCATCCTGGCGGCCTCTGTGTCCCCTGCCCTGTTGGCCGACACCACCGCCAGCAACACCGGTGCGGCGAACGCCGTGGATGACCAGGCCATCACCCTGGACAACACCATGGTCACCGCAGAAAAGGAGCTGAAACAGGCACCGGGCGTGTCGATCATCACCGCCGACGATATCCAGAAGGCGCCCCCGGTCAACGACCTGTCGGACATCATCCGCAAAATGCCCGGCGTCAACCTCACCGGCAACAGCGCCAGCGGCGTGCGCGGCAACAACCGGCAGATCGACATTCGCGGCATGGGCCCCGAGAATACCCTGATCCTGATCGACGGCCTGCCGGTGGAGTCGCGCAACTCGGTGCGCTACGGCCGTACCGGCGACCGCGATACCCGCGGCGACACCAACTGGGTACCGGCCGATGAAGTGCAGCGCATCGAAGTGGTCCGTGGCCCGGCCGCGGCCCGCTACGGCAACGGCGCCGCCGGCGGCGTGGTGAACATCATCACCAAGCAGCCCACCCAGGAAACCCACGGCAATTTCAGCGTGTACACCGACATGCCCAAGGACAAGGACGAAGGCGCTACCAAGCGCGCCACCTTCGGCCTCAGCGGGCCGCTGACCGACAACCTGACTTACCGGGTATACGGCAACCTGAGCAAGACCGACCGCGACAGCACCGACATCAACGAAGGCCACGAAGCAGCGGGCGAATCCGCCGCCTCCGGTGCCGAGGGTGTGCGCAACAAGGACATCAACGGCCGGCTGACCTGGAAGCTGGACGAGCGCCAGAGCATCGACTTCGACGCCAGCTACAGCCGCCAGGGCAACATCTACGACGGCGACAACCAGTACAACCAGAGCCTGACCAGCAAGAAGGCCGCCAGCGCCGCACCTTGGGTGGGCCGTGAAACCAACGTCATGTACCGCAACAATTTCGCCATCACCCATAATGGCGACTGGGACTTCGGCACCAGCAAGTTCTACGTGCAGTACGAGCACACCCGTAACCGCCGCCTGGACGAAGGCCTGACCGGTGGCGTGGAAGGCACCATCGACTCCACCGACTTCACCACCAGCAACCTGCAGAACTACCTGGCCCACGGCGAATTCAACATTCCGCTGAGCACCCGCCTGCCGCAGACCCTGACCCTGGGCGGCGAATGGAACCGCCAGGAGCTGGATGACCCGGCTTCCACCAGCCAGGCCCTGTCGTCGGGCAGTTACTACAACGGCACCACCTCGGCCGATTCCATTGCCGGGCTGGCCTCCGGCACCCGCAGCAGCAAGTCGGCGGCCAACATCGGTTCGCTGTTCGCCGAAGACAACATCGAGCCCTGGGCCGGCGCCACCCTGACCCCGGGCGTGCGCATGGACGACCACACCGATTTCGGCGTGAACTGGTCGCCCAGCCTGAACATGACCCAGAAGCTCAACGACGAGTTCACCCTGAAGGCCGGTATCGCCCGCGCATTCAAGGCGCCGAACCTGTACCAGCTGGACCCCAACTACCTGTTGCTCAGCTCTGGCAACGGCTGCCCGATCGGCAGCACCGGCAGTTGCTACATCCAGGGCAACGACAACCTGAAAGCCGAGACCAGCGTCAACAAGGAAATCGGCCTGGAGTTCAAGCGCGAGGGTTGGATCGCCGGCCTGACGTTCTTCCGCAACGACTACCACAACAAGGTGGTGGCCGGCACCGACATCGAGGGTTACTCCTCGGGCGGCAACATGATCCTCAAGTGGGAAAACGCCAAGAAAGCCGTGACCCAGGGCTTTGAAGCCAACCTCACCGTGCCCCTGGCCGACAACCTGAGCTGGACCACCAACGGCACCTACATGCAGGAAAACAAGGACCTGGACACCGGTAACGTGCTGTCGATGATTCCCAAGTACACCGTCAATTCGATGCTGGACTGGCAGGTCAACGACAAGTTCTCGACTCAGTTGAGCATTACCAGCTTCGGCCGCCAGAAGCCGCCGACCGTGGGCACCACCAAGGTCGATGCCGCGGGGGTGAACACCGAAGAAGTGGGCGCCTACAGCCTGGTCAACATCAACGTTGGCTACCAGTTGACCAAGAACGTGCGCCTGGGCGCCGGCGTGAACAACATCTTCGACAAGAAGCTGTACCGCGAAGGCAACTCCAACAGCGCCGGCGCGGCGACCTACAACCAGCATGGCCAGGCGGTGTACGCCAGTGTATCGACCTCGTTCTGA
- a CDS encoding hydroxyacid dehydrogenase, producing the protein MPHVILVTAPRLAPAGLELLRAAGCQVLYVNAEQGAADIERIMASEPVDAVISRTLDLTEAAIAACPTLKVISKHGVGVSNIAVAAATARGIPVYVTPGANAQSVTEMTLGLMFAAARKVSWMDREIRHGRWSRAQDGLELSGRTLGLVGFGQVARRVARACQAIGMSVAVYDPLLPADAGLEGAERVTDLPALLARSHVLSLHVPLTAQTRNLIGAPELALLPEGALLINTARGEVVDEAALVQALSTGQLYAAGLDTMAVEPLPPTSPLLRLDNVVLTPHVGGSTPAALAGMAAGAARNVLGFLDGTPPAASACVNPQVFDHCSGVLS; encoded by the coding sequence ATGCCTCATGTGATCCTTGTGACTGCGCCCCGGCTCGCGCCCGCCGGCCTGGAACTGCTACGTGCCGCAGGCTGCCAGGTGCTGTACGTCAACGCCGAGCAAGGCGCCGCCGACATCGAGCGGATCATGGCCAGCGAGCCCGTGGACGCCGTCATTTCCCGGACCCTGGACCTCACCGAAGCGGCCATCGCCGCCTGCCCAACCCTCAAGGTCATTTCCAAGCATGGCGTGGGGGTCAGCAACATTGCCGTGGCCGCCGCCACCGCGCGGGGCATCCCGGTGTACGTGACCCCAGGCGCCAATGCCCAGTCGGTCACTGAGATGACCCTGGGCCTGATGTTCGCCGCCGCCCGCAAAGTCAGCTGGATGGACCGCGAAATTCGCCACGGCCGCTGGTCCCGCGCCCAGGATGGCCTGGAGCTGAGCGGCCGCACCCTGGGCCTGGTCGGTTTTGGTCAAGTGGCCCGCCGCGTGGCCCGGGCCTGCCAGGCCATTGGCATGAGCGTGGCCGTGTATGACCCGCTGCTGCCGGCCGATGCAGGGCTTGAAGGCGCTGAACGCGTGACCGATTTGCCCGCCTTGCTGGCACGCAGCCACGTGCTCAGCCTGCACGTGCCGCTCACCGCCCAGACCCGTAACCTGATCGGTGCACCTGAGCTCGCCCTGCTGCCCGAGGGCGCGTTGCTGATCAACACCGCGCGTGGCGAAGTGGTGGACGAGGCCGCCTTGGTACAGGCGTTGTCCACTGGCCAGCTATACGCCGCGGGGCTTGACACCATGGCCGTGGAACCACTGCCGCCCACCAGCCCGTTGCTGCGCCTGGACAACGTGGTGCTCACCCCCCACGTGGGCGGCTCGACCCCGGCCGCCCTCGCGGGCATGGCCGCCGGCGCGGCGCGCAACGTGCTGGGCTTTCTCGACGGCACGCCGCCCGCGGCCAGTGCCTGCGTCAACCCACAGGTTTTCGATCACTGCTCTGGAGTACTGTCATGA
- a CDS encoding CitMHS family transporter, which yields MLMMLSFIMLACFIFFLMSKKLSALTALILIPTVFALIGGFYDELGTYILDGVKVVAPNGVLMIFAMLYFLTMTEAGMFDPLVTRIVNAVRGDPVKIFVGTVALACVVALDGDGATIYMIVLSAFLPIYKRLGLSLPMVCCLLLQVAGLGNMVPWGGPTARAATAMHVDVGEMFVPMLPALVACLAWTFVLAWLFGRRERARLGGAIDLNGHFADHQAERCGSGWRFCFNWVLTAGLIVALCLEVLPLSYLFMVAACLAMVVNFPRLKDQQAQLELHAPAILAVASLIFAAGVFTGVLNGTGMANAVAQGLLHVIPDGFGPYMAVITALISIPVTWLVSNDVFYFGIMPILAQTAHAHGITAMEMARASLVGQPVHILSPLVASTYLVVSMLKLDYAENQRFTFRWSLVNCVILLAVSLVTGIFPLFVH from the coding sequence ATGCTCATGATGCTGAGTTTTATCATGCTGGCTTGCTTCATCTTTTTCCTGATGAGCAAGAAGCTCTCGGCGCTCACCGCCCTGATCCTGATCCCCACCGTATTCGCCCTGATCGGCGGCTTCTACGACGAACTGGGCACGTACATCCTCGATGGCGTCAAGGTGGTCGCACCCAATGGCGTGCTGATGATCTTCGCCATGCTGTATTTCCTCACCATGACCGAAGCCGGGATGTTCGACCCGCTGGTGACGCGTATCGTCAACGCGGTGCGTGGCGACCCGGTGAAGATTTTCGTCGGCACCGTGGCCCTGGCCTGCGTCGTCGCCCTGGACGGCGACGGCGCCACCATCTACATGATCGTGCTGTCGGCGTTTCTGCCCATCTACAAGCGCCTGGGGTTGTCGCTGCCGATGGTCTGCTGTCTGCTGCTGCAAGTGGCGGGGCTGGGCAATATGGTGCCCTGGGGTGGCCCCACTGCACGGGCCGCCACCGCCATGCATGTGGACGTGGGCGAGATGTTCGTGCCCATGCTGCCGGCGCTGGTGGCCTGCCTGGCCTGGACCTTCGTACTGGCCTGGCTGTTTGGCCGCCGCGAACGCGCGCGACTGGGCGGCGCCATCGACCTCAACGGCCATTTCGCCGACCACCAGGCCGAGCGCTGTGGCAGCGGCTGGCGTTTCTGCTTCAACTGGGTGCTGACTGCGGGGCTGATCGTGGCCCTGTGCCTGGAGGTGCTGCCGCTGAGCTACCTGTTCATGGTGGCGGCGTGCCTGGCCATGGTCGTGAACTTCCCGCGGCTCAAGGACCAGCAGGCGCAACTGGAATTGCATGCGCCGGCGATTCTGGCGGTGGCCAGCCTGATTTTCGCGGCGGGGGTATTCACCGGTGTGCTGAACGGTACGGGCATGGCCAATGCCGTCGCCCAGGGCCTGCTGCACGTGATACCCGATGGGTTCGGCCCGTACATGGCCGTGATTACCGCCCTGATCAGCATCCCGGTGACCTGGCTGGTGTCCAACGATGTGTTTTATTTCGGTATCATGCCGATTCTGGCGCAGACCGCCCATGCCCATGGCATCACGGCCATGGAAATGGCCCGAGCCTCGCTGGTCGGTCAGCCGGTACACATTCTCAGCCCGCTGGTGGCCTCGACGTATCTGGTGGTCAGCATGCTCAAGCTCGATTATGCCGAGAACCAGCGTTTCACGTTTCGCTGGTCGCTGGTCAATTGCGTGATCCTGCTGGCGGTGTCGCTGGTGACTGGTATTTTTCCCCTGTTCGTTCATTGA
- a CDS encoding TerC family protein: protein MPLEWLSNPFFWTALAQIIAIDLLLGGDNAVVIAMACRRLPKTLQTKAIYGGMAGAVAVRVVMLFFALQLLAVPYLKLVGAVLLLWVGIKLAANRDDDAEDIDGGTRLWTAIKTIIVADVVMSLDNVLAVAGAGNGNLYLVAAGVLISIPIIVLGSRFVLAVMERFPVVVQAGAALIGWIAGSMASQDLALFPPLAPLPWLHWAVSGAGAVLVVLVGKWLGSRKVVAAES, encoded by the coding sequence ATGCCCTTGGAGTGGCTCAGCAACCCTTTCTTCTGGACCGCCCTGGCCCAGATCATCGCCATCGACCTGTTGCTTGGCGGTGACAACGCGGTGGTCATCGCCATGGCCTGCCGGCGCCTGCCCAAGACCCTGCAAACCAAGGCCATCTACGGCGGCATGGCGGGGGCTGTCGCGGTGCGGGTGGTGATGCTGTTCTTCGCCCTGCAACTGCTGGCCGTGCCCTACCTGAAACTGGTGGGCGCGGTGTTGCTGTTGTGGGTGGGTATCAAGCTGGCGGCCAACCGCGACGATGACGCCGAGGACATCGATGGTGGCACGCGCCTGTGGACGGCCATCAAGACCATCATCGTCGCCGATGTGGTGATGTCGCTGGACAACGTGCTGGCGGTCGCAGGGGCGGGTAACGGCAACCTGTACCTGGTGGCGGCGGGCGTGCTGATCAGCATCCCGATCATTGTGCTGGGCAGCCGGTTCGTGCTGGCGGTGATGGAGCGCTTCCCGGTGGTGGTGCAGGCAGGCGCCGCGCTGATCGGCTGGATCGCCGGTTCCATGGCCAGCCAAGACCTGGCCTTGTTCCCGCCGTTGGCACCGTTACCCTGGTTGCATTGGGCGGTGAGCGGGGCAGGGGCCGTGCTGGTGGTGCTGGTAGGCAAATGGCTGGGTAGCCGCAAGGTGGTCGCGGCAGAGTCGTAG
- a CDS encoding RraA family protein, translating into MTAQQWPVGYRINPRVASLSAELVEAFRAIPVAVAGDCMGRSIGARGLRAYHGDLALKLCGPAFTVRVRPGDNLMVHKALMMVRPGDVLVIDGGGDVSQAVIGGLVRTTALRVKLGGIVIDGAVRDLEELAEGIVPVFAAGHTHRGPSKDGPGEINVPIACAGLCVLPGDLVLGDADGVIAIPAQDAAALLPKTLAHLDREAGIRETNRAGTADPERFDSLLRAKGLPV; encoded by the coding sequence ATGACCGCTCAACAATGGCCTGTCGGCTACCGTATCAACCCACGGGTGGCCAGCCTTTCCGCCGAGCTGGTGGAAGCGTTTCGCGCCATTCCCGTAGCCGTGGCCGGCGACTGCATGGGGCGCAGCATCGGCGCCCGCGGCCTGCGTGCCTACCATGGCGACCTGGCGCTGAAGCTGTGCGGCCCGGCGTTCACCGTGCGGGTGCGCCCGGGTGACAACCTGATGGTGCACAAAGCGCTGATGATGGTCCGCCCCGGCGACGTGCTGGTCATCGATGGGGGTGGCGACGTCAGCCAGGCGGTCATCGGCGGCCTGGTGCGCACCACGGCTTTGCGGGTGAAGCTGGGCGGTATCGTCATCGACGGCGCCGTGCGCGACCTTGAGGAATTGGCAGAAGGGATTGTCCCGGTATTTGCCGCCGGCCACACCCACCGTGGCCCGAGCAAGGACGGCCCGGGCGAGATCAACGTACCGATCGCCTGCGCCGGCCTGTGCGTGCTGCCGGGTGACCTGGTGCTGGGTGACGCCGACGGCGTCATCGCCATTCCCGCCCAGGATGCCGCCGCGCTGCTGCCCAAGACCCTGGCCCACCTGGACCGCGAGGCCGGTATCCGCGAGACCAACCGCGCCGGTACCGCCGACCCCGAGCGCTTCGATTCGCTGTTGCGGGCCAAGGGCCTGCCGGTGTGA
- a CDS encoding sensor histidine kinase — MKVPGRGSVLWKLCALLATLMLLVIWLSRSWGMHFEREGYRLSDDAQQTLRGYAAEAEAVWSAGGPAALGQWQQRFSAREPGWAVVLGPDMRPLDGHRLNPRERHALGFAREIDWAMSARARGPLLIKVAFPIDPGGGQLVLQLPDRFVPGMSVSWQLLAHWLVPAALSLLIGALLYRLLIGPLAHLHAHANALREGRLETRLPAVITRRGDELGDLGRTFDHMADRLQQTVALQRRLLRDMSHELRTPLSRLQVAVESDADAPALRQRLAREVQCMRQLVDDTLELVWLDTERPQLALDSLEVGTLWEMLREDACFESGWAPEQLPNELGGPCWVRCHLNGLAQALENILRNAIRHSPAAGQVRLGGRREADHWHLWIDDQGPGVAEQSLEGIFEPFTRLNASRPGGDGFGLGLTIARCRVQLQGGELWAQNLNPGLRLNLRLPVA, encoded by the coding sequence ATGAAAGTGCCGGGCCGCGGTTCGGTGTTGTGGAAACTGTGTGCCTTGCTGGCCACCTTGATGCTGCTGGTGATCTGGCTCAGCCGTTCCTGGGGCATGCACTTCGAGCGCGAAGGGTACCGGCTATCCGACGACGCCCAGCAAACCCTGCGTGGTTATGCCGCCGAGGCTGAAGCCGTGTGGAGTGCCGGCGGGCCGGCCGCACTGGGCCAATGGCAACAGCGCTTCAGTGCGCGCGAACCGGGCTGGGCCGTGGTATTGGGGCCAGACATGCGCCCCTTGGACGGGCACCGGCTCAACCCACGCGAGCGTCATGCCCTGGGCTTCGCCCGCGAGATCGACTGGGCCATGAGTGCCCGTGCCCGAGGGCCGCTGCTGATCAAGGTGGCGTTCCCCATCGACCCCGGTGGCGGCCAACTGGTGTTGCAGTTACCCGACCGCTTCGTGCCTGGCATGTCCGTGAGCTGGCAACTGCTTGCCCACTGGCTGGTGCCCGCGGCACTGTCCTTGCTGATCGGCGCGCTGCTGTATCGCCTGCTGATCGGCCCCCTGGCCCACCTGCATGCCCATGCCAACGCCTTGCGTGAAGGGCGGTTGGAAACGCGGCTGCCCGCGGTCATCACCCGTCGCGGTGACGAACTGGGCGACCTGGGCCGCACCTTCGACCACATGGCGGACCGTTTGCAGCAGACGGTGGCCTTGCAGCGGCGACTGCTGCGCGACATGTCCCATGAGCTGCGCACGCCCTTGAGCCGCCTGCAGGTGGCGGTGGAAAGCGACGCCGACGCCCCGGCCCTGCGCCAACGCCTGGCGCGGGAAGTCCAGTGCATGCGCCAACTGGTGGACGACACCCTGGAGCTGGTGTGGCTGGACACCGAGCGGCCGCAGTTGGCCCTGGACAGCCTGGAAGTGGGGACCCTGTGGGAAATGCTGCGCGAAGATGCCTGCTTCGAGTCCGGCTGGGCGCCCGAGCAGTTGCCCAATGAACTGGGTGGCCCGTGCTGGGTGCGCTGCCACCTCAACGGCCTGGCCCAGGCCCTGGAAAACATCCTGCGCAACGCCATCCGCCATTCCCCGGCCGCCGGCCAGGTGCGCCTGGGTGGACGGCGGGAAGCGGACCACTGGCACCTGTGGATCGACGACCAGGGCCCCGGTGTGGCCGAGCAGTCGCTGGAAGGCATCTTCGAACCCTTCACCCGCCTCAATGCCTCCCGCCCTGGGGGCGACGGCTTCGGCCTGGGCCTGACCATCGCCCGCTGCCGGGTGCAACTGCAAGGTGGTGAATTGTGGGCGCAGAACCTCAACCCGGGCTTGCGGCTGAATCTGCGGTTGCCGGTGGCTTGA